A window from Candidatus Bathyarchaeia archaeon encodes these proteins:
- a CDS encoding DNA alkylation repair protein, with translation MEYLEILEKLKSMADLRAVEGMARFGINPKNTYGVSIPNLRKIAKQAGTDHALAQQLWNSGVHEARILACMIDAPELITEKQIEKWVGEFDSWDICDQCCSNLFDKTRFAYEKAVEWSQRKREFVMRAGFVMMAVLAVHDKSTADGKFLKFLPIIKRESTDNRNFVKKAVNWSLRQIGKRNINLNRAAIETAKEIQRLDNKAAKWIAADALRELASKAVQEKIRRFENLGTRKA, from the coding sequence ATGGAGTACCTCGAAATTCTTGAGAAGCTGAAATCCATGGCGGATCTGAGAGCAGTGGAAGGCATGGCAAGATTCGGAATCAACCCGAAGAACACGTATGGCGTGTCAATCCCAAACCTGAGAAAGATAGCCAAACAAGCAGGCACAGATCATGCTTTGGCGCAGCAACTGTGGAATTCCGGGGTTCACGAGGCTCGTATATTGGCGTGCATGATTGACGCACCCGAATTGATAACAGAAAAACAGATTGAGAAATGGGTCGGCGAGTTCGACTCTTGGGACATCTGCGACCAATGTTGCAGCAACCTTTTCGACAAAACCAGATTCGCGTATGAGAAAGCGGTTGAATGGAGCCAACGAAAACGAGAATTTGTCATGAGAGCAGGATTCGTCATGATGGCAGTGTTGGCAGTGCACGACAAGAGCACGGCTGATGGAAAATTCCTGAAGTTCCTGCCAATCATAAAACGAGAATCAACGGATAACAGAAACTTTGTCAAGAAAGCCGTCAACTGGTCCCTGCGCCAGATTGGAAAACGCAACATCAACTTAAACAGGGCGGCAATTGAAACCGCAAAAGAAATCCAGAGACTCGATAACAAAGCAGCCAAATGGATTGCAGCGGACGCGCTTCGAGAACTAGCCAGCAAAGCTGTTCAAGAAAAAATCCGCAGGTTCGAAAACTTGGGAACTCGAAAGGCTTAA
- a CDS encoding aspartate ammonia-lyase has protein sequence MKTRVEVDSLGTKNVPEKAYYGIQTQRAVENFPVSGIKVPKVFIYSYIMVKKAAAIANMQISWLDEKIGDAIVKACDEVLRGAFLDQFVVDVFQAGAGTSFNMNVNEVLANRALEILGREKGDYKSISPNDHVNMAQSSNDTFPTALHLATLISLQPLMEELERLADAFEKLGKKNADVIKSGRTHLQDALPVTLGQEFTAYAEAIRNARVQIAERSRRLEELALGGTAVGTGVNAHPRYRRIAIAELSRMTGLQLKQAKNSFEALQSRNAIAAVSSGLKELALELIRIANDLRLLSSGPTTGLAEIELPPVQPGSSIMPGKVNPVMAECLDMIGFQVVGNDLAVSLAVQAGQLDLNVMTPVMMYNVLQSIQILTNYLPVFTRRCVEAITVDRKKCKDYVDKNPSLAVYLSPYIGYLEAAKIAKQSLDERASVKEIATERGVLKPKQAEQIFRPKFLLGEKRGRR, from the coding sequence GTGAAAACGCGGGTAGAAGTTGATTCTCTGGGCACCAAGAACGTACCAGAAAAAGCCTACTATGGTATTCAGACTCAACGAGCTGTTGAGAACTTTCCTGTGAGCGGCATCAAAGTGCCCAAAGTGTTTATTTACTCCTACATCATGGTCAAAAAAGCCGCAGCCATAGCTAACATGCAAATCAGCTGGCTAGACGAGAAAATAGGCGATGCCATAGTTAAGGCGTGCGACGAAGTTTTGAGAGGCGCTTTCCTAGATCAGTTTGTAGTTGATGTTTTTCAAGCTGGGGCAGGCACTTCGTTCAACATGAACGTTAATGAAGTGTTGGCGAATCGTGCGCTTGAGATTCTGGGCAGAGAGAAAGGCGACTACAAGAGCATAAGTCCAAACGACCATGTGAATATGGCGCAATCATCAAACGACACTTTTCCCACCGCACTTCACTTAGCCACGCTTATTTCACTGCAACCTCTAATGGAAGAGTTGGAAAGGCTTGCAGACGCCTTTGAAAAATTGGGGAAAAAAAACGCTGATGTTATAAAATCCGGGCGAACGCATCTTCAGGACGCTTTGCCAGTAACGCTTGGACAGGAATTCACTGCATATGCAGAGGCAATACGTAACGCCAGAGTACAGATTGCCGAGAGAAGCAGAAGATTAGAGGAGTTGGCGCTTGGAGGCACGGCGGTGGGCACGGGAGTCAATGCTCATCCTCGATATAGGAGAATCGCCATCGCCGAACTCAGCAGAATGACTGGGCTCCAGCTGAAACAAGCGAAGAACTCTTTTGAGGCTCTTCAAAGCCGCAATGCTATCGCCGCTGTCTCAAGCGGACTTAAAGAATTAGCTCTCGAATTAATTCGAATCGCCAACGATCTGAGGCTTCTTTCTTCCGGTCCGACCACAGGGTTGGCTGAGATTGAGTTGCCGCCTGTGCAACCTGGATCATCAATAATGCCCGGGAAAGTTAATCCGGTGATGGCTGAATGTCTAGACATGATCGGGTTCCAAGTTGTGGGAAACGACCTAGCTGTGTCCTTGGCGGTTCAGGCTGGGCAACTGGATTTGAACGTTATGACTCCTGTGATGATGTACAACGTTCTACAGTCTATTCAAATCTTGACCAATTATCTTCCAGTGTTCACGCGTAGATGCGTCGAAGCAATAACAGTTGACAGGAAAAAGTGCAAAGACTATGTTGACAAGAACCCTTCCCTGGCAGTTTATCTTTCCCCTTATATCGGATACTTGGAAGCCGCGAAAATCGCCAAGCAATCCTTGGACGAAAGAGCCTCGGTGAAGGAAATTGCCACAGAAAGAGGCGTGCTTAAACCCAAACAAGCTGAGCAGATATTTAGACCGAAGTTTCTCTTGGGTGAAAAGCGTGGCAGAAGATGA
- a CDS encoding HesA/MoeB/ThiF family protein — MITLRKVKQLSRKAAFKPEEFYSRQVVLAELGRQGQEKLRRSRVAVVGLGGLGTASALYLALAGVGHLRLIDQDTVELKNLHRQILYSLDNLRYPKVEAAAERIQHMNPDVTIEPVPENVNESNIDDIVCDVNCVVDGLDNMRTRYLLNRACVRNRIPYVFGAAIGVEGNLSVLHSPETPCLECFLPGLDDRQLPTCDTRGVLGATTGIIGSLQAMEAVKLLADMGGSLKGKLMVCDFRDMYFTTIEIFKRPDCPVCGAKTAPAVAKEAEQLAVLCGSNTFNVNPQQPIKLSLNQIYLKLKSQFKILLKSSLVIVFRYERGIEVSLFNGGRMLIKNVKDEKSALTVRKAVYMTLGLKTPD; from the coding sequence ATGATTACGTTACGGAAGGTGAAGCAGTTGAGTCGGAAAGCCGCGTTCAAACCTGAAGAGTTCTACAGCCGACAAGTTGTCTTGGCTGAGTTGGGAAGGCAGGGACAGGAAAAGCTTAGGCGATCAAGGGTGGCAGTCGTGGGCTTAGGCGGATTAGGCACGGCGTCGGCGCTTTATCTAGCCTTGGCAGGCGTCGGTCACCTGCGCCTGATAGACCAAGACACGGTTGAACTGAAAAATCTGCATAGGCAAATTTTGTACAGCTTGGACAATTTGCGGTATCCGAAGGTCGAGGCGGCAGCAGAAAGAATTCAGCACATGAACCCTGATGTAACGATTGAACCTGTGCCAGAGAACGTGAATGAAAGCAACATAGACGATATTGTTTGTGACGTGAACTGCGTGGTCGACGGTTTAGACAACATGCGAACCCGCTACCTGTTGAATCGAGCCTGTGTAAGAAATCGGATTCCTTATGTTTTTGGCGCCGCAATTGGCGTTGAAGGCAACCTATCCGTTTTACACTCACCTGAAACCCCTTGTTTAGAGTGCTTCTTGCCCGGTTTGGATGACCGCCAGTTGCCAACATGCGACACAAGAGGAGTGCTTGGCGCCACCACAGGCATCATCGGCTCGCTACAAGCCATGGAAGCTGTTAAACTGCTCGCCGACATGGGCGGCTCACTGAAGGGGAAGCTTATGGTGTGCGACTTCAGAGACATGTACTTCACCACAATTGAAATTTTCAAGCGACCAGACTGCCCCGTGTGTGGTGCCAAGACGGCACCTGCAGTTGCGAAAGAAGCAGAACAGCTGGCGGTGCTCTGTGGAAGCAACACCTTCAACGTAAATCCCCAACAGCCCATCAAGCTGAGCCTTAATCAAATCTACCTAAAATTGAAGAGCCAGTTCAAGATCCTGCTCAAGTCTTCTCTGGTAATAGTATTTAGGTACGAACGCGGCATTGAAGTTAGCTTATTCAACGGCGGACGAATGTTGATTAAGAACGTCAAAGATGAAAAATCAGCGCTTACCGTACGCAAAGCTGTTTACATGACCTTGGGTTTGAAGACGCCAGATTAG
- a CDS encoding MFS transporter: MERKKLQELRSSNRRWAVLFASFLTFLAFAFVFQLMPPLLTRVADEFTVDEVRVGLLMSLTVIPGIILALPTGLVVNKYGFRWLGFVSLLLVASGSLVTALAQSFALTLLGRFILGVGGAFIVVGVPTIIPQWFGHKELGKAMGLYGTNMPVATILAFPTATVLAQNFNDWRYPFYVGSVLAVLVAVVFVAVVREGPMKGERTPIGLTEVKKAVRNSEIWKASLVWMFFNAAAIAYLSWAKVLFETFKGLQPIEASIFASVLMYAAVVFVPLFGWASDKTERRKPFLVVGSIAMALALIVTSFSSGLMLVVSVILLGIAAASVPPVVMTIPPQNSPPNLAGTAFSIVTLCQNIGIAFSAPYAGYLIQTTQHLPSIFLGISLFPLVAAAAALTLKTK, translated from the coding sequence TTGGAGAGAAAGAAATTGCAGGAGTTGCGGTCGTCTAATCGCCGCTGGGCTGTTTTGTTTGCTTCCTTCTTGACTTTCTTGGCTTTTGCCTTTGTTTTTCAGTTGATGCCCCCGCTACTAACGAGAGTAGCTGATGAGTTCACTGTTGACGAGGTGCGGGTCGGCTTGCTGATGTCTTTAACGGTGATTCCTGGAATTATTCTGGCTCTGCCTACTGGGCTAGTCGTGAATAAGTATGGATTTCGTTGGCTTGGATTTGTCTCGCTACTATTAGTCGCCTCTGGCAGCCTAGTGACTGCACTGGCTCAAAGCTTTGCTCTAACGTTGCTGGGTAGGTTCATATTGGGTGTCGGAGGGGCTTTCATCGTCGTTGGCGTGCCTACTATCATTCCACAGTGGTTCGGTCACAAGGAGTTGGGCAAAGCCATGGGTTTGTACGGCACGAATATGCCTGTTGCCACGATACTTGCTTTTCCGACGGCTACGGTTCTAGCGCAGAATTTCAACGATTGGCGGTATCCGTTCTATGTGGGCTCAGTGTTAGCCGTTTTGGTCGCAGTTGTTTTTGTAGCGGTAGTCAGAGAGGGTCCAATGAAGGGCGAGCGCACTCCTATTGGTTTAACAGAGGTCAAGAAGGCTGTTAGGAACTCAGAGATTTGGAAGGCAAGCCTTGTCTGGATGTTTTTCAATGCTGCGGCGATAGCGTATTTGTCGTGGGCAAAAGTCTTGTTCGAGACTTTCAAAGGACTACAGCCCATTGAAGCAAGCATTTTCGCAAGTGTTCTTATGTATGCAGCTGTTGTTTTCGTGCCCCTTTTTGGCTGGGCCTCTGACAAGACCGAGCGACGAAAACCATTCCTCGTTGTAGGATCAATTGCGATGGCTCTTGCACTGATTGTAACATCCTTCTCTTCCGGTCTCATGCTAGTTGTGTCCGTCATTCTGCTGGGCATAGCTGCTGCGTCGGTTCCGCCTGTGGTGATGACGATCCCACCTCAAAATTCGCCGCCTAACTTGGCTGGGACAGCTTTCAGTATAGTGACTCTTTGCCAGAACATTGGCATCGCTTTTTCTGCGCCATACGCAGGATACTTGATACAGACAACTCAGCATCTTCCATCGATCTTTCTTGGAATCTCTTTGTTTCCATTAGTGGCGGCTGCCGCTGCTTTGACTCTCAAAACCAAGTGA
- a CDS encoding polyprenyl synthetase family protein, protein MKQEYTLGNNAEKSLKLYISGTKSQIDTELAKLASGLTQLSLHPHVDYALLSNGKRLRPLLVILSAESVGGKRNNVMHLASAFELMHTATLVHDDIIDGDESRRGIPAVHKRWSVNEAILAGDALIALAVRLAAEYGETILKTVAQSALELCDGEHRDITSSLKAATRQQYYKRIKEKSASLFRSSTYCGALAGGGNPTETKELSAFGENFGIAYQLKDDLLDWTRNGNLFLNDLRNGRTSLPIIHYYVTCSSSQKKHLENMLDPLIEKKESTEKDEAEELRQVLKQAGSFNYCEKQIDEYLRQAVDSISDLRNTEYKLYLNEMAETLKAMT, encoded by the coding sequence ATGAAACAGGAATATACACTTGGAAACAATGCTGAGAAGTCTCTCAAGTTATACATCTCAGGAACTAAAAGTCAAATTGACACGGAACTGGCAAAGTTGGCTTCCGGACTCACACAGCTTAGTCTTCATCCACATGTCGATTATGCGCTTTTGTCAAACGGGAAGCGACTTCGACCCTTACTTGTCATATTGTCAGCTGAAAGTGTGGGCGGAAAACGAAATAACGTCATGCATCTAGCATCGGCCTTTGAGCTGATGCACACAGCCACATTAGTCCACGATGACATCATAGATGGAGATGAGTCTCGCCGAGGGATCCCAGCTGTTCACAAGAGATGGTCAGTTAATGAAGCCATCTTGGCTGGAGACGCGTTGATCGCACTCGCTGTAAGACTAGCAGCTGAATACGGCGAAACAATACTGAAGACTGTGGCACAAAGCGCGCTTGAACTCTGCGACGGCGAACACAGGGACATAACCTCGTCTCTAAAAGCAGCCACTAGACAGCAATATTACAAGAGAATCAAGGAAAAGTCAGCCTCTCTCTTCAGATCATCTACCTACTGCGGAGCACTGGCTGGAGGAGGCAACCCGACGGAGACAAAGGAATTATCAGCGTTTGGCGAAAACTTCGGAATAGCCTATCAACTGAAAGACGACTTGCTGGACTGGACTCGGAACGGCAACTTGTTTTTGAACGACTTGAGAAATGGAAGGACAAGCCTTCCGATAATTCACTACTACGTGACATGCAGTTCAAGCCAGAAAAAACACCTTGAGAACATGCTTGACCCTCTCATAGAGAAAAAGGAATCAACAGAAAAAGACGAAGCCGAAGAACTCAGACAAGTTCTCAAACAGGCAGGTTCCTTCAACTACTGCGAAAAGCAAATAGACGAATACTTGAGACAAGCAGTCGACAGCATCTCCGATCTCAGAAACACAGAGTACAAGCTCTATCTCAATGAAATGGCAGAAACCCTCAAAGCCATGACGTGA